The Drosophila biarmipes strain raj3 chromosome 2L, RU_DBia_V1.1, whole genome shotgun sequence genome has a window encoding:
- the LOC108036713 gene encoding uncharacterized protein LOC108036713 produces the protein MVGDILDDHFAWTFTPMRLIHLSLLLTVLLLAVRFSNGTKLKRFFRRAAPQPLVSSFEVKKCPKIKTLKHVNKQRLLGVWFAYATTPLDLPVYQRRCASYNVQNSPYFNTNVLYTDYNHILITYACTRNDQTMMYNVKLRLLTRTRTPLGKRLDDALVFLESIAFPVEKLDFLKAEAFCFEWYILNYHVKPRPGRHNAPTNFVWDH, from the exons ATGGTTGGTGATATACTCGATGATCACTTTGCATGGACTTTCACACCAATGCGGTTGATACACCTAAGCCTATTGCTGACTGTTCTACTCCTGGCAGTGAGATTTTCCAATGGAACCAAATTGAAACGCTTTTTTCGAAGGGCTGCACCGCAGCCTTTGGTATCTTCATTTGAAGTGAAAAAGTGCCCCAAAATTAAGACCCTGAAGCACGTAAATAAGCAACGA TTGTTAGGGGTTTGGTTCGCCTATGCTACAACACCTCTAGACTTGCCCGTCTACCAGCGTCGCTGTGCCTCATACAATGTGCAAAACAGCC CTTACTTTAACACCAATGTCCTGTACACGGACTACAACCACATCCTTATAACCTACGCTTGCACGCGCAATGATCAGACCATGATGTATAATG TGAAACTGCGGCTTCTGACCCGCACGCGCACTCCGTTGGGAAAAAGGTTAGACGATGCCCTCGTTTTTTTGGAGTCAATCGCATTTCCCGTCGAAAAACTTGACTTTCTCAAGGCGGAAGCGTTCTGTTTCGAGTGGTACATACTAAACTACCACGTTAAGCCTAGACCCGGACGACACAATGCCCCAACGAACTTCGTTTGGGATCATTAG
- the LOC122818802 gene encoding uncharacterized protein LOC122818802: MLPPLGSALLWLAMLLLLMELVEVWSVCCACPAPRCKIPQWPCCTKKSKWYHKLFG; the protein is encoded by the coding sequence ATGCTTCCACCGCTGGGCTCTGCCCTCCTCTGGCTGGcgatgctgctgctcctgatGGAACTGGTGGAGGTGTGGTCCGTTTGCTGTGCCTGTCCCGCGCCCCGCTGCAAAATCCCGCAATGGCCGTGCTGCACCAAGAAGTCCAAGTGGTACCACAAGCTTTTCGGTTAG